The Janthinobacterium tructae genome contains the following window.
GCGCCAGCCGATCGTCAGCGCACCATCGCGGCGGCACAGGCCATCATGAACGGCCATGCCCAGGTCCACTTTGAAAACCGCTACACCAGGAAAGACGGGCGAGTCGCGCACATCATGTGGTCGGCCCGCTGGTCCGCCACCGACCAGCTGCGCGTGGCAGTGGCGCGCGATATCACGACGCTGAAACAGACGCAGGCGAAGCAGGCGGCGCTATACGCCATCTCCGAGGCGGCGCATGCGACCGAGGAACTGCCGGCCCTGCTCCAGCGCATCCACCAGATCGTCTGCGAACTGCTGCCCGCCTGCGGCCTGACAGTCTCCCTGCGCGACGAGCACGGTCAGCACTTGCACCATGCGCAGCAGGGGCTGGACGGCGCGCCCGCAACGCACGCCGCGCTGGCGGGCCTGCTGTGCGAAGAAGTGCAGCGCAGCGGCCGCGCCTTGCTGATCGAACCCGGCCAGCTGGCTGGCTTGCCGCCCGCCTTGCAGGCTGCCGCTGGCGACCTGCAGGAGTACTGGCTCGCCGTCCCGCTGCAGTCGTCGCGCGGCATCATCGGCGTGCTGGTATTGCAAAGCGGCCAGGGAGATGCCACAGGCAACGAACACGAGCTCGATTTGCTGCAATTCGTCGCCAAGCAACTTGCCATCGCCATCGAGCGCAAGCAACTGCAGAGCCGCATGCACTTCATGGCCATGCACGATGAACTGACCCGCCTGCCGAATCGGCGCCTGTTCCATGACCGCCTGCAGACCGCGTTTGCGCGTGCCCAACGCCATGATGGCCGGCTGTCGCTGCTGTTTCTTGACCTGAACCGTTTCAAATTAATCAATGACCGCTACGGCCATGCCTGCGGCGACTTGCTGCTGCAGGCCGTGGCAAGCCGGATCAGGGCTTGCCTGCGCGAGACCGATACCCTGGCCCGCCTGGGCGGCGATGAATTCGTCGTGCTATTGGAAAACAATCCGCTGTCGCTCGATGTGATGCTGATCGAACGGAAAATCCACGCGGCGCTGGCCACCCCGCTGCGGCTCGACGATGGTCGCCACCTGCGCATCAGCGTCAGCATCGGCGTCGCGCACTACCCGGACGACGGCGATACCATGCAGCTGCTGCTGCGCAATGCGGACCGGGCCATGTACAAATCGAAGGCGGGCGCCACCGAGCGCTAAGTAACCCCTCCTGAGGATGACTTGGAGAGTGCCTGCTTCTGGCGACAATGCCCCTATGCTATACTTTCCGGCGATGCTAAAACTGTTCAAAACATGGCTGATCCTGCTGCTGATCACGGCGGTGCCGCTGCAAGCGGCAGCAAGCGGCGTCACGCGTGCGTGCGCGCCGCTCGCTGCCTTGCCTGCCGCCATGCTGGCAGCGAACTGCCAGCATCACGCTGCGCAGTCATCCGCCGTCGCCCACAGCGTCGGCACGCAAGAAGAAAACACGCCCCCTGCCAAGCACCCCGCGTGCGGCGTCTGCGCGAACTTTTGCCTGGGCGCGCTGATGCCGCCCTGCCTTTCCCTGCCTGCCGCAGCCTGCACCGGCGCGCAACAAGTCACCATCGCAACGGCCACCTTGCTGACAGGATTCATTCCTGACGGCCCGCGCCGGCCGCCGCGACCGCTTTCCGCTTAAAGTCCAAGCTCGTCCCAAGCAGGCCACCCGTGTGGCCACGATAGACCAACTCCGTCTGAAAGCAGCACATGATCAAACATTTCTTATTGCGCGGCGCCTGCGCCGCCATGCTGGGCCTGCCCCTGCTCGCCACGGCAGCAGCCCCCGTCATCGACGTCTACAAAAGCGCGTCGTGCGGCTGCTGCACCGCATGGGTCAAGCACCTGGAAGCGAACGGTTTTACCGTGCGCGCCAGGAACGTCGAGATGCCGGCGCAATATCGCCAGCGCGCCGGCATACCCGACCAGTTCGGCTCCTGCCACACGGGCATCGTCAACGGCTACGCCATCGAAGGCCACGTGCCCGCCACCGACATCAAGCGCCTGCTGCGTGAGAAACCCCAGGCGAAAGGCCTGGCCGTGCCGGCCATGCCGATGGGCTCGCCAGGCATGGAAGGACCGCGCAACGATCCCTACGACGTGTTCCTGGTGAAAGCCAATGGCACTACGGTCTACCAGCACTACAAATAAAGGCAGGGGACCATAAAAAAACGCCGCCGGGATTGCTCCCGGCGGCGTTTTTTGTCAGGCAGCAAAGAACTTACCGCCTGTCAGGACTGCATCAGATGCTGTCGAGCACCGCATTCAGGCTGGCGCTAGGACGCATCACCGCTTCCGTCTTCGCCGGATCGGGCAGGTAGTAGCCGCCGATATCCGTTTCCTTGCCTTGTACTGCTTTCAGCTCGGCAACGATCTTTTCTTCGTTGTCGGCCAGGGCTTTGGCCACTGGCGCGAAGTGCGCTGCCAGTTCCGCATCGTCCTTCTGCGCTGCCAGGGCTTGCGCCCAGTACATGGCCAGGTAGAAATGGCTGCCGCGGTTGTCGAGTTCGCCGGTACGTGGCGATGGCGACTTGTTGTTGTCCAGCAGCTTGCCGGTGGCTTCATCCAGGGTTTTCGCGAGGATTTTGGCCTTCGCATTGCCCGTCTTGATGCCCATGTCTTCCAGCGACACGGCCAGGGCCAGGAATTCACCCAGCGAATCCCAGCGCAAATGGTTTTCTTCCACCAGTTGCTTGACGTGTTTCGGTGCCGAACCGCCGGCGCCCGTTTCGTACATGCCGCCACCGGCCATCAGCGGCACGATCGACAGCATCTTGGCGGACGTGCCCAGTTCCAGGATCGGGAACAGGTCGGTCAGGTAATCGCGCAGGATGTTGCCGGTCACCGAGATGGTGTCCAGGCCGCGGAAGGCGCGTTCCAGCGTGTAACGCATGGCGCGCGTCTGCGACATGATCTGGATTTCCAGGCCGCTCGTGTCGTGCTCCTTCAGGTACACCTGTACCTTCTTGATGACTTCGTTCTCGTGCGGACGGTAGGAATCGAGCCAGAACACGGCAGGCATGCCCGAGTTGCGCGCGCGCGTCACGGCCAGCTTGACCCAGTCGCGGATCGGCGCGTCCTTGACCTGGCACATGCGCCAGATATCGCCCTCTTCCACCGTTTGCGTCAGCAGCACTTCGCCCGTTTCCAGGTCGGTGATGTTGGCGGTGCCACCTTCCGGCACTTCAAAGGTCTTGTCGTGCGAACCGTATTCTTCCGCTTGCTGCGCCATCAGGCCCACGTTCGGCACGGTGCCCATGGTCTTCGGATCGAAGTTGCCATGCCATTTGCAAAAACCGATCATTTCCTGGTAGATGCGCGCGAAAGTCGATTCCGGCATGACTGCCTTGACATCCTTCGGACGGCCGTCGGCGCCCCACATCTTGCCACCGATGCGGATCATGGCGGGCATGGACGCGTCGACGATGATGTCGTTCGGCGAATGGAAGTTGGTGATGCCCTTGGCCGAATCGACCATGGCCAGTTCCGGACGATTCGCGTGGCAGGCGTGCAAATCTTTCAGCACTTCATCTTTTTGCGACGCTGGCAGTGTCTCGATCTTGTCGTACAGGTTGCTCATGCCATTGTTGACATTCACGCCCAGCTTGTCGAACAGTTCGGCGTGCTTGGCGAACGCGTCCTTGTAGAAAATGCGCACGCAGTGGCCGAAGACGATCGGGTGCGAGACCTTCATCATGGTCGCCTTGACGTGCAGCGAGAACATCACGCCCGTCTTGAAGGCGTCGTCGATTTCCTTTTCGTAGAACTCCAGCAGCGCTTTCTTGCTCATGAACATGCTGTCGATGATTTCGCCCGCTTTCAGCGCAACCTTCGGTTTCAGCACGATGGTCTTGCCCGAGGCGGTGACCAGTTCCATCTTGACATCGCGGGCCTTTTCCAGGGTCAGCGATTTTTCGCCATGGTAGAAGTCGCCATGGTGCATGTGCGAGACGTGGGTTTGCGACGCCTGGCTCCACTCGCCCATCGAATGCGGGTGCTTGCGTGCATACTCTTTGACAGCCTTCGGTGCGCGGCGGTCGGAATTGCCTTCACGCAGGACCGGATTGACGGAGCTGCCGATGCACTTGCCGTAACGGGCCTTCAAGGCTTTTTCTTCTTCCGTCTTCGCGTCTTCCGGATAGTCCGGCAGCTTGTAGCCACGGCTTTGCAATTCGCGCACGCAAGCGATCAATTGACCTTGGGAAGCGCTGACGTTCGGCAATTTGATGATGTTGGTGTCTGGATTCTGGGTCAATTTGCCCAGTTCAGCCAGGGTATTCGGGACTTTTTGCGCGTCCGTCAGGAATTCGGGAAACTCGGCCAGTACACGCGACGCCACCGAAATATCCGTGGCCACGATGTCCACGCCAGCCGGCGCGGTGAATTTTTTGATAATTGGCAGCAGGGAATACGTCGCGAGCAGCGGCGCCTCGTCAGTCAGCGTGTAGATGATTTTGGATTTTTGTGTTGCCATGTTCATTCCCTTGTATGCGGTGATGCCTGGTGGTTAACTTTCTTCATTCCAAACACAGGACGGTTAGCCTTGCTTTGGACGGCTAGTGTGCCGGCGGTGACGCCGTGCTTGCCCACCACGTATTTTAGACTGTCCTGCCGCTGTTTGTGTATCCGATGGCGACGAATCTTATATAAGACAGCAAATATCTGATGGCGCCAGGCCAGAACGGCCATTTTCGGCCTTGAAATGGGCGCAGGAGAATCGCATGGCATGTATGCGGCCACGGAGAATCATTCAATATTGACAATATCCAAGTGGGAGCGACGTCACGCCCGCCCGTTCTTGACGATGCCGCGCACATTCATCAGCGCCAGGCAAACGTTCAGCACGATCA
Protein-coding sequences here:
- a CDS encoding sensor domain-containing protein, which gives rise to MKHLISAPVASFTDLLLDAVCMVDVKGRFVFVSAACERIFGYTQEEMIGMVMLDLVAPADRQRTIAAAQAIMNGHAQVHFENRYTRKDGRVAHIMWSARWSATDQLRVAVARDITTLKQTQAKQAALYAISEAAHATEELPALLQRIHQIVCELLPACGLTVSLRDEHGQHLHHAQQGLDGAPATHAALAGLLCEEVQRSGRALLIEPGQLAGLPPALQAAAGDLQEYWLAVPLQSSRGIIGVLVLQSGQGDATGNEHELDLLQFVAKQLAIAIERKQLQSRMHFMAMHDELTRLPNRRLFHDRLQTAFARAQRHDGRLSLLFLDLNRFKLINDRYGHACGDLLLQAVASRIRACLRETDTLARLGGDEFVVLLENNPLSLDVMLIERKIHAALATPLRLDDGRHLRISVSIGVAHYPDDGDTMQLLLRNADRAMYKSKAGATER
- a CDS encoding DUF411 domain-containing protein, with product MIKHFLLRGACAAMLGLPLLATAAAPVIDVYKSASCGCCTAWVKHLEANGFTVRARNVEMPAQYRQRAGIPDQFGSCHTGIVNGYAIEGHVPATDIKRLLREKPQAKGLAVPAMPMGSPGMEGPRNDPYDVFLVKANGTTVYQHYK
- a CDS encoding NADP-dependent isocitrate dehydrogenase yields the protein MATQKSKIIYTLTDEAPLLATYSLLPIIKKFTAPAGVDIVATDISVASRVLAEFPEFLTDAQKVPNTLAELGKLTQNPDTNIIKLPNVSASQGQLIACVRELQSRGYKLPDYPEDAKTEEEKALKARYGKCIGSSVNPVLREGNSDRRAPKAVKEYARKHPHSMGEWSQASQTHVSHMHHGDFYHGEKSLTLEKARDVKMELVTASGKTIVLKPKVALKAGEIIDSMFMSKKALLEFYEKEIDDAFKTGVMFSLHVKATMMKVSHPIVFGHCVRIFYKDAFAKHAELFDKLGVNVNNGMSNLYDKIETLPASQKDEVLKDLHACHANRPELAMVDSAKGITNFHSPNDIIVDASMPAMIRIGGKMWGADGRPKDVKAVMPESTFARIYQEMIGFCKWHGNFDPKTMGTVPNVGLMAQQAEEYGSHDKTFEVPEGGTANITDLETGEVLLTQTVEEGDIWRMCQVKDAPIRDWVKLAVTRARNSGMPAVFWLDSYRPHENEVIKKVQVYLKEHDTSGLEIQIMSQTRAMRYTLERAFRGLDTISVTGNILRDYLTDLFPILELGTSAKMLSIVPLMAGGGMYETGAGGSAPKHVKQLVEENHLRWDSLGEFLALAVSLEDMGIKTGNAKAKILAKTLDEATGKLLDNNKSPSPRTGELDNRGSHFYLAMYWAQALAAQKDDAELAAHFAPVAKALADNEEKIVAELKAVQGKETDIGGYYLPDPAKTEAVMRPSASLNAVLDSI